The Streptomyces sp. R28 region GAAGAGGCCACGCAGCTGCTTGAGGCCGTCGGCGACGGCGTCGGTGTTGAAGGCGGGCTTGTTGTCCGCGGTGAGGGTGTCGGCGCCGGCCGACCAGATCAGCGGGCGGTCGATCGAGGTCAGGTCGTTGCCGAGGAAGATGCCCTTGACCTTGCTGGTGGTCAGCTTGTCGGCGGCCTCGATCAGCTCTTCCAGCGTGGTCGGGACCTCGATCTTCGCCTTCTCGAACAGCGAGGGCCGGTAGAAGAGGAACTGCGGGTCGTCGATCATCCGGACGCCGTATATCTTGCCGTCGACCGTGTGCGACTTGATGTCGGCCGCGTTGAAGTCGTCCTTGACCGGCTCGATGATGTCGGTCAGGTCCGCCACCTGACCGCTCTTGACGAGCTGGATCTGCGGGTGGAACTCGAAGACGTCGGGCGCGTTCTTGGTGAGCAGCGCGGCGAACAGCTTCTGCTCGAAGTTGTTGCCGGTGATCCACTGCGTGGTCACGTCGGCCTTGTCGTACGCCTTCGCGTACTTCTTGACGGCCTGCTCGACACCCGCCTCGCCGTACGCGTGGAAGTACTGCACGAGGCCGTCGCCCGAGCCCGCGCTGCCGCGCCCGGTGTTGCTGCCGCACGCGGCCAGTCCGCCGGCGGCGGCCAGGCCCATCGCGGCCCGCAGTACGTTTCGGCGGTCCCAGTTGGTGTTGCTCAATGCCGACATGCTGACGTCCTTGTCTCGAGTACGGCTGCGGCCCTGTGCCTGTGCCTGTGGCTGGTGCGGCTCAGCGCCAGTTGGCTCAAATGGGGTTGCGGTGCGGGACGTTAACCTTCGGCTAAGGCTTCGGCAAGGGGTTGGACGAAGTCTGCACGAAGCGTTGTGCAACGTTCGGAATACCGGACGTGAGGGGGTTGCGGGGCGCCGCACCAGCGACCGGCAACTCCCTTTCAGGACAGGGGAATCACGTCCGTCATGACGGCGGTACGGTACGGCTCCTTACCGGTGTGAGGCGTTTCGTGGCGGGCTGCGTCCTCTTCTGCGGGGCCGACTGCAGCGCACCCTCGAGTGCGAACGTCGCCGCGCCCAGGCACACCGGGTCGGTGGGGATGGGGGAGAGGACGATCTCGGTGGCGGCCAGGGGTCGCCGCAGCGCGTGCCGGGCCACGGCCTCGCGCACCTCGTGCAGCAGCGGCTCGCCCAGGGTGGCGGCGACCCAGCTGCTGAGCACGACGACTTCGGGGTTGAAGAGGTTCACCAGGTCGGCGATCCCGGCGCCCAGATAGCGGGCGGTGTCGCGGACCACCTTGAGCGCCACCGGATCGTGCGCACCGACCCCACGGGCGAGCGCGTCGATCGTGGCCGTCTGGTCCTCGGGGTGGAGCAGCGCGCTGTCGGCGGCCAGCTCCCGCAGGTTCACCATGATCCCGGGCGCGCCGACGTAGGTCTCCACGCAGCCGTGGTTGCCGCAGTGGCACAGCCGTCCGTCCAGCACGAGCGTCGTATGGCCCCACTCGCCGGCGCTGTTGCTCACGCCCCGGTGCAGCCCGCCGCCGAGCACGAGCCCGGCGCCCACGCCGGTCCCGAGGTTGACCACCACGGCGTCCCCGCTGCCGCGCGCGGCACCGAACCAGAGCTCGGCCACCGCGCAGGCGCGCAACGGGTTGTCCATGTACAGGGGGTAGGCGATCTGCTCGGAGAGCAGGTCGAGCAGGGGGACGTCGTGCCAGTCCCAGTTGGGCGCGTACTCGGAGACGCCGGTGTCCCGGTCCACCTGCCCCGGCACGCTCACCCCGACGCCGAGCACCCGCGCGCCCTCCACGCCGGCCTGCGCGACCACCGAGCCGACGGCCGCGGCGACATGGCCGACGACCTGCTCGGGGCGGCTCTCGCCGGGGCGCATGTCCTCATCCGCGCGGGCCAGCACGTTCAGGGCGAGATCGAAGAGCTCGACCCGGACGTACGTCTCGGCGATGTCGACGCCGATCAGGGCCCCGCCGGACGCGTTGACGGCCACGAGCCCGCGGGGGCGGCCGCCGGCCGAGTCCTCGAAGCCGACCTCCGTGATCATCCGGAGGTCGAGCAGCTCGCCCACGAGGGTGGCGACCGTGGCGAGACTGAGACCGGTGGCGGCCGCCAGCTCCTGCCGGGAGGTGGGCGACGCGGCGATGATCTGGCGCAACACCTCATAGCGGTTCGCGGTGCGGATGTCGCGTGATGTGCCGCGCTTCATCGAACTCCCCTCACAGACAAGCGCCGTTCCGGTCCGGGCGGCGGGGGCCCTGGCGTTGTCCCCCGGGAAGACGCAGCACCGGGCGTGCCCCCGTCCCTTCGCTCATGCCGGGTCGTCGTCGGCACCGGCGCGGCGCAAGGCTATGACGTGCGGCGCCTTTCGACAAGGGGTTAGGAAAGGGGGTTTACGAAGTCCCCCCCGGAGTCAGTCACCCAGTATGTCCTGCACGAAGGCGTTGGCGAATTTCCGACCGGGGTCCAGTTCCCTCGACAGGGCCCGGAAGTCGTCGAGGCGCGGATACCGCCCGCGCAGCACCTGGGCCGGCACCGCGAACACCTTCCCCCAGTGCGGCCGCGGCGCGAAGGCGTCCAGCGCCTCCTCCAGCCGCCGCACCACCGGCAGCACGGTGGCCGTGTCCTCGATCCAGGTGAAGTGCAGGGCGACGGTGTCCCGTCCGTAGGAGGGGCTGAGCCACTGGTCGTCGGCGGCGACGGTCCGCACCTCGCAGGTCTGCAGCACGGGCGCGAGCGTCTCCCGTATCCCGTCGAGCGCGTGCAGCGCGTCGACGGCGTACCGGCGCGGCAGCAGATACTCCGACTGCAGCTCGGCCCCGCTGCTCGGCGTGAACTCCGCCCGGAAGTGAGGCAGCCGCTGGTGCCAGGGCCCCGGCACCCCGAACTGGTCCGTGCAGTTCACGGCGGGCATCCCCGGCACCGGGTGCATCTTCTCGGGGGCGGGCGCGGCCCAAGGGAAGCCGGACGGGAAGCCGGACAGGAAGTCGGGCAGCGGCTGGTCGGTGCGCCGCTTGAGCCACACCTGCCGAAAGCCCGGCTCGCGCCAGTCCGTGAACAGGCTCACGCTGTAGGCCGCCGCCATCACCGTCTCGAACGCCGCCGAGTCCAGCCCGTCCAGCGGCAGTTCCGTGAACACGTGCTGCTCGACGTCGAAGGACGGCTCCAGATCGAGGGTGAGCGCCGTGACGACACCGAGGGCGCCCAGCGAGGTGACGGCACCGCCGAACCGCTCGTCGCCCCGCCCGACGGTCACCACCGACCCGTCCGCCGTGACCAGCTCCACCTCCCGCACGGACGTGGCCAGCGCACCGTTGCCGACCCCCGACCCGTGCGTGCCGGTGGCGACCGAGCCGGCCACCGAGATGTGCGGCAGGGACGCCATGTTGGCCAGCGCGAGACCGTGCGCGTCCACCGCGCGGGCGAGCTCGGCGTACCGTACGCCGCCCGAGACCCGGACCGTACGGGCCGCACGGTCCACGTCGATCACCGGCGGCAGACCGGCGATCGACAGCAGGACGCCCTCGGGGCCCGGCTCGGCGATCTCGTTGAAGGAGTGCCCGCTGCCCAGCACCCGCACCCTCTCGCTTCCCGCCACCAGGGCGCTGATCGCGTCGATCGAGTACGGCCGGTGCAGCTCCTTGGCGGTGTAGGTGATGTTGCCCGCCCAGTTGGTGATCGTCTCTGTCATCCTTGCCGTCCTTCAAGGTGAGTGCGTGTGCGTTGACCCTCTCATTCGCGGGTGCCTACGGTAGAGAACGTTTTCCAGCACCACCTCGCCGAGCCGGAGGCCACGTCCTTGACCCAGCGGCCGTACGCCATGTTCGCCATGTCCGCCGAGAACGTGCCGCAGGTCTTCCCGCCGGAGGTGCTGGCGCGGCTGCGGGAGTCGGTGGACATCGATCCGGCCCTGGTGGCCGAGGACTACGGGCACTTCACGGACCCGCGCTTCAAGGCCGCGCTGGCCCGCGCCGAGATCCTCGTCACCGGCTGGGGCTGCCCCCGCCTCGACGCGGCCGTACTCGACGCCGCGCCGCAGTTGCGCGCGGTGCTGCACTCGGCCGGCTCGGTCAAGAGCCTCGCCACGCCCGAGCTGTGGCGGCGAGGCGTCGCGGTGAGCTCGGCGGCGGTGGCGAACGCCGTGCCGGTCGCCGAATACACGCTGGCCATGATCCTGCTCGCGGGGAAGGACCTCTTCGCCGCCCGCGACCGCCTGCGCAGCGAACGCGCCTTCCCCGGCTGGGGGCTCGTCCCCGGCATCGGCAACCACGGCCGCCGCGTCGGCGTCATCGGGGCGTCGCGCATCGGCCGCAAGGTGATCGAGCTGCTGCGCCCCTTCGACCTGGCCCCCAGCCTCACCGACCCGTACGTCGACGAGGCCGACGCCGCCGCGCTCGGCATACCGCTGCTGCCGCTGGACGACCTCCTGCGCACGTCGGACATCGTCACCGTGCACGCCCCCGAGACCCCGGAGACCCGCCACCTCATCGGCCCCCGCGAGCTGGCCCTGATGCCCGACGGGGCGGTCCTGATCAACACCGCGCGCGGCGCCCTGCTCGACCACGACGCCCTGACCGCCGAACTCCGCGCCGGCCGCCTCTGCGCGATCCTCGACGTCACCGACCCCGAGCCCCTGCCCGCCGACTCCCCCCTGTACGACCTGCCGAACGCCTTCATCACCCCGCACCTGGCGGGTTCCCAGGGCAACGAGGCAGCTCGCCTGGGCCTGGCGGTGGCGGAGGAGGCCGAACGCCTGGTGGCGGGTGGAGGGTTGGCGTACCGGGTCGACCCGGAGGCACTGGAGCGGGAGGCGTAGGCGTCGGCGAGGGGGCTCCCTGCGCGGGTTTGCCGGTACCGACACGCTCACCTCGTACTGGGCGGCCGAGGACGCCTGACACGTTCGTCCCGGAGGGGACCCGATGCAGCCCGGGATCAGGCAGGGGCATACCGTGAGGAGTCGTACGCCTGAACCGCGAGGAGATGACGGATGGGCAGCCGCACCGCACTGGTCGAGGATCTGATGGAGCGATTCCCGCACGTTCCGCGGGAAGCCGTCTTCAAGGAGGATCTGCTCCGGGGCGGGGTGGCCTTCGACCCCTCCGCCCTGAGCGACAACGAGGGCGGCGAGGTCAAGCCGAAGTCGTACTTCATCTTCTCGTTCGACCACGGCACCCTGCCCGAGCTCGGCGAGGCCGCGCTGCGCCGCCCGCCGGAGGAGATCATCCTGACCGGCGGGCCGTACGACCTGAGGCGCACCGTCGTCTCGGTGCGCGTGAACCCGACCTCGCCGTACCGGGTCGCCGCCGACGAGGAGGGCGTGCTCGGGCTCTACCTCGACGGCAAGCGGATCGCCGACGTCGGCGTGCCGCCGATGCCGGAGTACTACCGGCACACCCTCGCCAGCGGGAAGTCGGTGATGGAGGTCGCCCCGACCATCCAGTGGGGCTACCTGATCTACCTCACCGTCTTCCGGGTCTGCCAGTACTTCGGCGCCAAGGAGGAGTGCCAGTACTGCGACATCAACCACAACTGGCGCCAGCACAAGGCGGCCGGGCGGCCGTACACGGGTGTGAAGGACGTCGACGAGGTCCTTGAGGCGCTCGACATCATCAACCGGTACGACACCGCCAAGGCGTCCACCGCCTACACGCTCACCGGCGGCGCGATCACCTCGAAGCTCCAGGGGCGCGACGAGGCCGACTTCTACGGCATGTACGCGAAGGCCATCGAGGAGCACTTCCCGGGCCGCTGGATCGGCAAGGTCGTCGCGCAGGCGCTGCCGAAGGACGACGTGCAGCGGTTCAAGGACTACGGCGTGCAGATCTACCACCCCAACTACGAGGTGTGGGACGAGTACCTCTTCAAGATGTACTGCCCGGGCAAGGAGCGCTATGTCGGCCGCGACGAGTGGCACAAGCGCATCCTCGACTCGGCCGACATCTTCGGCGCCCGCAACGTCATCCCCAACTTCGTGGCCGGCGTCGAGATGGCGGAGCCCTTCGGCTTCACCACCGTCGACGAGGCCATCGCGTCCACCACCGAGGGCCTGCGCTTCTTCATGTCGCACGGCATCACGCCCCGCTTCACCACCTGGTGCCCCGAGCCGACGACCCCGCTCGGCAAGGCCAACCCGCAGGGCGCGCCGCTGGAGTACCACATCCGCCTGCTGGAGGCCTACCGCGCCACCATGGACGACTTCGGCCTGTCCTCACCCCCCGGCTACGGCCCGCCCGGACCCGGCCGCGCGGTGTTCTCGGTGAGCTCCTTCATGGACAGCCTTCCGGAGCAGGAGCCCGTGGTGGAGGATTCCCCGATGGTGTAGGTGAGACAGACGGGGCCCGCGTCCGTACAAGTGGCTGGAGTTGTAGGGACGCGCGGCCTGTCATGACATTTGAATACGGCGCTTGTCAGTTGTGTTGAATACGTGAAAGGCTCCTGTCCTGCCGCGAGGTTCCCCCCAACTCCACTGCCAATATGGCGAGTTGACCTCGCATGTGGATGCAGGAGACCCATGCCCGACCTGCCGACCCCTCAGGACGCCACCGAGGCAGCGCTGTTCTCCGAGTGCTGGGACGCCGTGCTGTCGTACGCCGACCTGTGCACGGCCGGCTCCGCCGCTGCCAACCGGCTGGCGGCCGAGGCGTTTTCGACCGGCATACGCGAGGCCCGCGAGGCCGAGACCGGTACCTTCAGAAGTATGGGCCGCCGCCCGGCCCGCCTGCCCCGAATCCCCCTGCTGCTGACCGCCGTACGCACCACTGCGGCCGGCTGGGAGGAGAGCGGGCAGGGCCACAAGCTCGACCCCGATCTGCGCCTGTGGCTCAACTCCGACAAGGCCGCCCGCTACACCGGCCCCCCGCTGCAGCGCCCGATCGCGCTGCGCGGACTGCGTGACATGCAGGAACCGGACGCGGCCCTGCTGTGGCTGGCCGAGGTGGAGGCGCTGCCGCTGCACGTGGTGGCCCGCCGGCTCGGCCTCGACCCGGCCGCCGTCTCCGAGGAACTCATCCAGGTCCGGGGCCTGTTCAGGGACCGCTGCCACCGCAACCACCTCGATACGCCGATGGACGCGCAGTGCCGCAGCTACGCGCGCCTCCTCGACGCGGTCACCCGCTCCACCGCGGCCGACACCCCGGAGGACCTCTCCCGCCACCTCGCGACGTGCGTGCGGTGCGCCGAGGCGCCCGCCTGTCTGCGGCTGCACGGCGGCGGGCTGCCCGGGGCCCTCGCCGGGGGAGTGATCGGCTGGGGCGGTCTCGCCTATCTGGAGCGGCGCCGCCGAGCCGCCGAGGTGCGCCTCGGTGCCGGACGCCCCGACCCGGTGGACGCGGACGCCGGCCCGCCGAACTCCGGTGCGCACAAGGCGCGCGTCGTGCGCAACGGCCTCCTCGTCGCCGCCGTCCTCGTCTCCGCGCTCGCCCTCGCGGTGTCGATGATGCCCGCCGGCCCCACCGGCGACGGAGCCACCGCCGGCGGCGACCCGTCCGACCGCCAGCCGGTGGCCGACCCCGGCTTCTCCGCACCGGTCACAGCCGCCACCCGCCCCTCCTCGCGCTCCCCGCAGCCGTCGGAGAGCGGCACGAAGGGCGAGGACTCGGCCGGGCCGAAGAACCCCGCCCCGGGACCGCAGGGCACCACGTCCTCCACGGCCGGCGAGGACGACCCGGACCCCTCCGCGAGCGAAGCGGCGACCTGCAGTGTCGACTACGACCTCGTCAACGAATGGCCCGACGGCTTCCAGGCCACCGTCACCGTCAGCACCGAACGGGCCCTCGACGACTGGCGCGTCGCCTGGTCCTTCCGGGACGGCCAGAAGGTCGGCCAGATGTGGGACGCGAGCTTCGCCCAGAACGGCTCCCGGGTCACGGCCAAGGCCGCCGACTACAACAAGACGGTTCCCGCCGACGGCGAGCTCGCCTTCGGGTTCCTCGCGTCGTGGGAGAGCAAGAACTCGCGGGGGTACGACTTCACGCTGAACGGGCACGACTGCGCCTGAAAAACCGGTTGACGGTACTTCGTGGGGCCGGGCTAGAGTGACGGTGGATCAGGGCGGTGGCCGGTGGCCGCCGCCGTCGAGCGGACGTGAACGAGGAGGTGTCGACCGATGGCTGTCTTTGCGATGTGCGTTGCCCGCATTCAGGAATCCATCAAGTCCACCTCCGTGGCCACCGGCTGACACACCCACTCCTTGCGCGCCCGTGCGCGCGACGGCCGGGGCCGCCCTTGTGAAGGGTCACCCTTGACTTCCAGCTCCGCTGCTTCATCTGTTTTCTCCGCTCTCGCTCCCTACGGCTGGGACGAGGCATGGGCGGACGAGTTCGCCCCCTACGAGCCCGAGGGGCTCCTTCCCGGACGTGTGATCCGGGTCGACCGCGGGCAGTGCGACGTCGTCACCGCCGACGGGGTCGTACGGGCCGACACGGCGTTCGTCACCCCGCACGATCCGATGCGGGTCGTGTGCACGGGCGACTGGGTCGCCGTCGAACCGGCCGGACACCGACACCCGCAGTACGTCCGCGCGTATCTGCCGCGCCGTACCGCCTTTGTACGCTCCACCTCCTCCGAGCGGTCCGAGGGGCAGATCCTCGCCGCCAACATCGACCACGCCATCGTCGC contains the following coding sequences:
- a CDS encoding ABC transporter substrate-binding protein, with the protein product MSALSNTNWDRRNVLRAAMGLAAAGGLAACGSNTGRGSAGSGDGLVQYFHAYGEAGVEQAVKKYAKAYDKADVTTQWITGNNFEQKLFAALLTKNAPDVFEFHPQIQLVKSGQVADLTDIIEPVKDDFNAADIKSHTVDGKIYGVRMIDDPQFLFYRPSLFEKAKIEVPTTLEELIEAADKLTTSKVKGIFLGNDLTSIDRPLIWSAGADTLTADNKPAFNTDAVADGLKQLRGLFTSGNLLLDAPADSWDPSALIQGLTAIQWCGMWAMPAMQQALGDDIGIFPFPKVGSSGKQSVYNGGWSMFVNAKGKNVEAAKEYVKWLWIEQKKYQEDFATSYGFHIPPRTSLAASATKLKSGLPAEGVKLFNEFGHFDNIGWTQAMIAAFWDVIANTVRKDGDPKAQLDACEKKVDAELKKLFG
- a CDS encoding ROK family transcriptional regulator, whose amino-acid sequence is MKRGTSRDIRTANRYEVLRQIIAASPTSRQELAAATGLSLATVATLVGELLDLRMITEVGFEDSAGGRPRGLVAVNASGGALIGVDIAETYVRVELFDLALNVLARADEDMRPGESRPEQVVGHVAAAVGSVVAQAGVEGARVLGVGVSVPGQVDRDTGVSEYAPNWDWHDVPLLDLLSEQIAYPLYMDNPLRACAVAELWFGAARGSGDAVVVNLGTGVGAGLVLGGGLHRGVSNSAGEWGHTTLVLDGRLCHCGNHGCVETYVGAPGIMVNLRELAADSALLHPEDQTATIDALARGVGAHDPVALKVVRDTARYLGAGIADLVNLFNPEVVVLSSWVAATLGEPLLHEVREAVARHALRRPLAATEIVLSPIPTDPVCLGAATFALEGALQSAPQKRTQPATKRLTPVRSRTVPPS
- a CDS encoding FAD-binding protein, yielding MTETITNWAGNITYTAKELHRPYSIDAISALVAGSERVRVLGSGHSFNEIAEPGPEGVLLSIAGLPPVIDVDRAARTVRVSGGVRYAELARAVDAHGLALANMASLPHISVAGSVATGTHGSGVGNGALATSVREVELVTADGSVVTVGRGDERFGGAVTSLGALGVVTALTLDLEPSFDVEQHVFTELPLDGLDSAAFETVMAAAYSVSLFTDWREPGFRQVWLKRRTDQPLPDFLSGFPSGFPWAAPAPEKMHPVPGMPAVNCTDQFGVPGPWHQRLPHFRAEFTPSSGAELQSEYLLPRRYAVDALHALDGIRETLAPVLQTCEVRTVAADDQWLSPSYGRDTVALHFTWIEDTATVLPVVRRLEEALDAFAPRPHWGKVFAVPAQVLRGRYPRLDDFRALSRELDPGRKFANAFVQDILGD
- a CDS encoding hydroxyacid dehydrogenase, with the protein product MTQRPYAMFAMSAENVPQVFPPEVLARLRESVDIDPALVAEDYGHFTDPRFKAALARAEILVTGWGCPRLDAAVLDAAPQLRAVLHSAGSVKSLATPELWRRGVAVSSAAVANAVPVAEYTLAMILLAGKDLFAARDRLRSERAFPGWGLVPGIGNHGRRVGVIGASRIGRKVIELLRPFDLAPSLTDPYVDEADAAALGIPLLPLDDLLRTSDIVTVHAPETPETRHLIGPRELALMPDGAVLINTARGALLDHDALTAELRAGRLCAILDVTDPEPLPADSPLYDLPNAFITPHLAGSQGNEAARLGLAVAEEAERLVAGGGLAYRVDPEALEREA
- a CDS encoding radical SAM protein, giving the protein MGSRTALVEDLMERFPHVPREAVFKEDLLRGGVAFDPSALSDNEGGEVKPKSYFIFSFDHGTLPELGEAALRRPPEEIILTGGPYDLRRTVVSVRVNPTSPYRVAADEEGVLGLYLDGKRIADVGVPPMPEYYRHTLASGKSVMEVAPTIQWGYLIYLTVFRVCQYFGAKEECQYCDINHNWRQHKAAGRPYTGVKDVDEVLEALDIINRYDTAKASTAYTLTGGAITSKLQGRDEADFYGMYAKAIEEHFPGRWIGKVVAQALPKDDVQRFKDYGVQIYHPNYEVWDEYLFKMYCPGKERYVGRDEWHKRILDSADIFGARNVIPNFVAGVEMAEPFGFTTVDEAIASTTEGLRFFMSHGITPRFTTWCPEPTTPLGKANPQGAPLEYHIRLLEAYRATMDDFGLSSPPGYGPPGPGRAVFSVSSFMDSLPEQEPVVEDSPMV
- a CDS encoding cellulose binding domain-containing protein → MPDLPTPQDATEAALFSECWDAVLSYADLCTAGSAAANRLAAEAFSTGIREAREAETGTFRSMGRRPARLPRIPLLLTAVRTTAAGWEESGQGHKLDPDLRLWLNSDKAARYTGPPLQRPIALRGLRDMQEPDAALLWLAEVEALPLHVVARRLGLDPAAVSEELIQVRGLFRDRCHRNHLDTPMDAQCRSYARLLDAVTRSTAADTPEDLSRHLATCVRCAEAPACLRLHGGGLPGALAGGVIGWGGLAYLERRRRAAEVRLGAGRPDPVDADAGPPNSGAHKARVVRNGLLVAAVLVSALALAVSMMPAGPTGDGATAGGDPSDRQPVADPGFSAPVTAATRPSSRSPQPSESGTKGEDSAGPKNPAPGPQGTTSSTAGEDDPDPSASEAATCSVDYDLVNEWPDGFQATVTVSTERALDDWRVAWSFRDGQKVGQMWDASFAQNGSRVTAKAADYNKTVPADGELAFGFLASWESKNSRGYDFTLNGHDCA